A part of Acidimicrobiales bacterium genomic DNA contains:
- a CDS encoding protease inhibitor I42 family protein, protein MTRSTRRWVTGLGALTLLVGGPAACGGDDDGAAGTTTSAEETTTTTAGSTTTTAADGAVTLSDPATPIVVAPGQGFTITVASNPTTGYEWGVTAAPDEAVATYVGSDYTPDPSSVGVEGGGGVQTLTFSAVAEGDTQVGLRYSQPWDPQPDDETLVFAVQVRADAAATATTEEPPLPADLQVFTDPATPIEVAAAAEFGIELESNASTGYQWILAAPLTGGVTYLGSSYRAGEAVPGAPGKQVLLFRAGPAGSSTIELRSSRVWEPAPDDQTATFSLNAA, encoded by the coding sequence ATGACTCGCAGCACCAGGCGGTGGGTGACCGGGCTGGGCGCGCTGACCCTGCTCGTGGGTGGCCCGGCGGCCTGCGGCGGTGACGACGACGGCGCGGCCGGCACCACGACCTCGGCCGAGGAGACCACCACCACCACGGCGGGCTCCACCACCACCACGGCCGCCGACGGCGCGGTGACGCTCTCCGACCCGGCCACGCCCATCGTCGTGGCCCCCGGCCAGGGCTTCACGATCACCGTCGCCTCCAACCCGACGACCGGCTACGAGTGGGGAGTGACGGCCGCTCCGGACGAGGCCGTGGCCACGTACGTCGGCAGCGACTACACCCCCGACCCGAGCTCGGTCGGCGTCGAGGGCGGAGGCGGGGTGCAGACGCTCACGTTCTCGGCGGTGGCCGAGGGCGACACCCAGGTCGGGCTGCGGTACTCGCAGCCCTGGGACCCGCAGCCCGACGACGAGACGCTGGTGTTCGCGGTGCAGGTGCGCGCCGACGCCGCGGCCACCGCCACGACCGAGGAGCCCCCGCTCCCCGCCGACCTGCAGGTGTTCACCGACCCGGCCACCCCGATCGAGGTCGCGGCGGCGGCCGAGTTCGGCATCGAGCTCGAGTCGAACGCCTCGACCGGCTACCAGTGGATCCTGGCCGCGCCGCTCACGGGCGGCGTGACGTACCTCGGCAGCAGCTACCGGGCCGGCGAGGCAGTGCCGGGCGCCCCGGGGAAGCAGGTGCTGCTGTTCAGGGCCGGCCCGGCCGGCTCCAGCACCATCGAGCTGCGCTCCAGCCGGGTGTGGGAGCCGGCGCCCGACGACCAGACGGCCACGTTCTCGCTGAACGCGGCCTGA
- a CDS encoding [protein-PII] uridylyltransferase: protein MTLARDEILANGALRGRALCLAYTEAVDAWLTGLLAEAAGDDLGGLALVAVGGYGRAELAPQSDLDVLLLHHKRGDIRSVAERLWYPVWDAKLKLGHAVRTVKEALQLAADDLDTATSLLEVRHVAGDARLTEELAEKARGQWRKRSRRWLGELQRSVEQRHDRAGEVAFLLEPDLKDGRGGLRDVHALRWAEAAQRVLLEGDDATLQAAYDVILDVRVELHRLTGRPGDVLTLEEQDDVAAVLAGGDADLLMGRVAAAARTVAWTSDETWRRVGSTLVGPVANAAGRDRDLAPGVALRDGEIHVDVHADPAGDPALCLRAAGWAARLRTRIDRGSLDRLAERTPVFPDPWPPGALDALVALLREGPAAIAPLETLDQRDLLVRVLPEWATVRSKPQRNAYHRFTVDRHLLETAANAGAVADRVARPDLLVVGALLHDIGKGYPGDHTEVGIEVVEHLGPRMGFGPDDVAVLAEMVRHHLLLPDIATRRDVSDDGTIRLVAEAVGSPLTLELLATLTEADSLATSSAAWSSWKASLVRDLVDRTGHVLRGGELHEVAWSAFPGPEHLALVAARRTVVKGEGDRLTVCAHDRPGLFGRIAGALTINGLDVLEADAHSRDGMAVSVFRVAGLSEDRGGWTRVVADVERALAGRLALEARVAERARTYRRRRSRAASPAVTKVVVDNDVSSSATVVEVRAPDAIGLLFRITHALAEMQLDIRHAKVQTMGPQVVDSFYVCDAAGGKLTDPGYLGELERAVLHGLSLTTPG, encoded by the coding sequence GTGACCCTCGCCCGCGACGAGATCCTCGCGAACGGTGCCCTGCGGGGCCGGGCCCTCTGCCTGGCCTACACCGAGGCCGTCGACGCCTGGCTCACCGGCCTGCTGGCCGAGGCGGCCGGCGACGACCTCGGCGGGCTGGCGCTGGTGGCGGTGGGCGGGTACGGCCGGGCGGAGCTGGCGCCGCAGAGCGACCTCGACGTGCTGCTGCTGCACCACAAGCGGGGCGACATCCGGTCCGTGGCCGAGCGGCTCTGGTACCCGGTGTGGGACGCCAAGCTGAAGCTCGGCCACGCCGTGCGCACCGTGAAGGAGGCGCTGCAGCTGGCGGCCGACGACCTCGACACGGCCACCTCGCTGCTGGAGGTGCGCCACGTCGCCGGCGACGCCCGGCTCACCGAGGAGCTGGCCGAGAAGGCCCGGGGCCAGTGGCGCAAGCGCTCCAGGCGCTGGCTGGGCGAGCTGCAGCGATCGGTCGAGCAGCGCCACGACCGGGCCGGCGAGGTGGCGTTCCTGCTCGAGCCCGACCTGAAGGACGGGCGGGGCGGCCTGCGCGACGTCCATGCGCTGCGCTGGGCCGAGGCCGCCCAGCGGGTGCTGCTGGAGGGCGACGACGCCACCCTGCAGGCCGCCTACGACGTGATCCTCGACGTGCGGGTGGAGCTGCACCGGCTGACCGGCCGGCCCGGCGACGTGCTCACCCTGGAGGAGCAGGACGACGTGGCCGCCGTCCTGGCGGGCGGCGACGCCGACCTGCTCATGGGCCGGGTCGCGGCCGCGGCGCGCACCGTCGCCTGGACGAGCGACGAGACGTGGCGCCGGGTCGGGTCCACGCTGGTGGGCCCGGTGGCCAACGCCGCCGGGCGCGACCGCGACCTGGCCCCCGGGGTGGCCCTGCGCGACGGCGAGATCCACGTCGACGTGCACGCCGACCCGGCCGGCGATCCGGCGCTGTGCCTGCGGGCGGCCGGCTGGGCGGCGCGGCTGCGCACCCGGATCGACCGGGGCTCGCTCGACCGGCTGGCCGAGCGGACCCCCGTGTTCCCCGACCCCTGGCCGCCGGGCGCCCTCGACGCCCTGGTCGCACTGCTCCGCGAGGGCCCCGCGGCCATCGCCCCGCTGGAGACGCTCGACCAGCGCGACCTGCTGGTACGGGTGCTGCCCGAGTGGGCCACGGTGCGCAGCAAGCCGCAGCGCAACGCCTACCACCGCTTCACCGTCGACCGGCACCTGCTCGAGACCGCGGCCAACGCCGGGGCCGTGGCCGACCGGGTGGCGCGGCCCGACCTGCTGGTGGTGGGCGCCCTGCTCCACGACATCGGCAAGGGCTACCCCGGCGACCACACGGAGGTGGGCATCGAGGTCGTGGAGCACCTGGGGCCCCGGATGGGGTTCGGGCCGGACGACGTGGCCGTGCTGGCCGAGATGGTGCGCCACCACCTGCTGCTCCCCGACATCGCCACCCGCCGCGACGTGAGCGACGACGGCACGATCCGGCTGGTGGCCGAGGCGGTGGGCTCGCCCCTCACCCTGGAGCTGCTCGCCACCCTCACCGAGGCCGACTCGCTGGCCACCAGCAGCGCGGCCTGGAGCAGCTGGAAGGCGAGCCTGGTGCGCGACCTGGTCGACCGCACCGGCCACGTCCTGCGGGGGGGCGAGCTGCACGAGGTGGCCTGGTCGGCCTTCCCGGGGCCCGAGCACCTCGCCCTCGTCGCCGCCCGGCGCACGGTGGTGAAGGGAGAGGGCGACCGCCTCACGGTGTGCGCCCACGACCGGCCCGGGCTCTTCGGCCGCATCGCGGGGGCCCTCACCATCAACGGGCTCGACGTGCTCGAGGCCGACGCCCACTCGCGGGACGGGATGGCGGTCAGCGTGTTCCGCGTGGCCGGGCTCTCCGAGGACCGGGGGGGCTGGACGCGGGTGGTGGCCGACGTGGAGCGGGCGCTCGCGGGGCGCCTGGCCCTGGAGGCCCGCGTGGCCGAGCGGGCCCGCACCTACCGTCGCCGCCGCAGCCGCGCGGCCTCGCCGGCGGTCACCAAGGTGGTGGTCGACAACGACGTGTCGTCGTCGGCCACCGTCGTCGAGGTGCGCGCCCCCGACGCCATCGGTCTGCTGTTCCGGATCACCCACGCCCTGGCCGAGATGCAGCTCGACATCCGCCATGCCAAGGTGCAGACGATGGGCCCGCAGGTGGTCGACAGCTTCTACGTGTGCGACGCGGCCGGCGGCAAGCTGACCGACCCCGGCTACCTGGGCGAGCTGGAGCGGGCGGTGCTCCACGGCCTGTCGCTCACCACGCCCGGGTAG
- a CDS encoding NUDIX hydrolase N-terminal domain-containing protein encodes MADLPTGVTESDLLRWSEALAAIARTGLGFTESLYERERFEEVLKVAADIRVAAGSTFEADFLVHEWMKHVGQGVAGYVTPKVAVGAVVGDDQGRILLVQRADSGVWLYPTGWADVGYSPAEVAVKEVEEETGVRCEPVKLIAVLDGLRLGFTRVPLYSLVFHCRAVGGELRAHPLETTDVGWFHEDGLPFPTVGVQQWGPSAFAAIRGEPVEVLFDVPRNPLWRGHHDEGDVSETFPDL; translated from the coding sequence ATGGCCGACCTGCCCACAGGGGTGACCGAGAGCGATCTGCTGCGCTGGAGCGAGGCCCTGGCCGCCATCGCCCGCACCGGGCTCGGGTTCACCGAGAGCCTCTACGAGCGGGAGCGCTTCGAGGAGGTGCTGAAGGTGGCGGCCGACATCCGGGTGGCCGCCGGCTCCACCTTCGAGGCCGACTTCCTCGTCCACGAGTGGATGAAGCACGTCGGCCAGGGCGTGGCCGGCTACGTCACCCCCAAGGTGGCGGTGGGCGCGGTGGTGGGCGACGACCAGGGGAGGATCCTGCTCGTGCAGCGGGCCGACTCGGGCGTCTGGCTGTACCCCACCGGCTGGGCCGACGTCGGCTACTCGCCGGCCGAGGTGGCGGTGAAGGAGGTGGAGGAGGAGACCGGGGTGCGCTGCGAGCCCGTCAAGCTCATCGCGGTGCTCGACGGCCTGCGGCTCGGCTTCACGCGGGTGCCGCTGTACTCGCTGGTGTTCCACTGCCGGGCGGTCGGCGGCGAGCTGCGCGCCCACCCGCTGGAGACGACCGACGTGGGCTGGTTCCACGAGGACGGTCTGCCCTTCCCGACGGTCGGCGTGCAGCAGTGGGGACCGTCGGCCTTCGCCGCCATCCGCGGTGAGCCGGTGGAGGTGCTCTTCGACGTGCCCCGCAACCCGCTGTGGCGCGGCCACCACGACGAGGGCGACGTGTCCGAGACCTTCCCCGATCTCTAG
- a CDS encoding glucose 1-dehydrogenase has protein sequence MGRLDGKIAVITGAARGMGEADARLFVAEGARVVLADVLDAEGEAVAADLGDAARYVHLDVTDEAGWHAVLDAADNAFGRPDVLVNNAGIVRMGPLVDLDLETLREVLEVNLVGPFLGMKVVGGAMAAAGRGSIVNLSSTAGMVGMSMLSAYVASKWGLRGLTKTAAIELGPRGVRVNSIHPGAVATIMAGAVAPPLAEPPAPGTVDPDPALAAGDAVAAGQPIARAGRPIEVARLALFLASDESSYCTGQEFVVDGGSITGKDLGPGL, from the coding sequence GTGGGCAGGCTCGACGGGAAGATCGCCGTCATCACCGGCGCGGCTCGAGGGATGGGAGAGGCCGACGCCCGGCTGTTCGTGGCCGAGGGCGCCCGCGTGGTGCTCGCCGACGTGCTCGACGCCGAGGGCGAGGCCGTGGCCGCCGACCTGGGCGACGCCGCCCGCTACGTGCACCTCGACGTCACCGACGAGGCGGGCTGGCACGCCGTGCTCGATGCCGCCGACAACGCCTTCGGCCGACCCGACGTGCTCGTGAACAACGCCGGGATCGTGCGCATGGGCCCGCTGGTCGACCTGGACCTGGAGACGCTCCGGGAGGTGCTGGAGGTGAACCTGGTCGGGCCCTTCCTCGGCATGAAGGTGGTGGGCGGGGCCATGGCCGCCGCCGGGCGCGGGTCGATCGTGAACCTGTCGTCCACGGCCGGCATGGTGGGGATGTCGATGCTGAGCGCCTACGTGGCGTCGAAGTGGGGCCTGCGCGGCCTCACCAAGACCGCCGCCATCGAGCTCGGGCCCCGGGGGGTGCGGGTGAACTCGATCCACCCGGGGGCGGTGGCCACCATCATGGCCGGCGCCGTCGCCCCACCGCTGGCGGAGCCGCCGGCCCCGGGCACGGTCGACCCCGACCCGGCCCTGGCCGCCGGCGACGCCGTCGCCGCCGGCCAGCCCATCGCCCGGGCCGGCCGGCCGATCGAGGTCGCCCGGCTCGCGCTGTTCCTGGCGTCCGACGAGTCGTCGTACTGCACCGGCCAGGAGTTCGTCGTCGACGGCGGCTCCATCACGGGCAAGGACCTGGGCCCGGGCCTCTGA
- a CDS encoding redoxin domain-containing protein, which yields MLLTAPRVDPAALEARTGWAVRPEGLCRGDVCVPLPAGALAGGLVDVRVLSERAGMPLVHDDAHGLWALGPATATGRALATAEAPDLELPGFDGNPFRLSSLHGRKVLLVAWASWUGCRHDLPGWQALHVELEPRGLTVVTVALDVDPARARPFVDAAAPTHPSLVDQAHVTDELLGIVNVPMAVWIDESGTLVRPAELAAVTESPLKGQPVPEGLPDRMRRMLEEVQRIPGDPRRYHAAVVDWVERGPASPWALTPDEVVARSVPRRRDQAEAAACFELGQHLWRAGEPDAATGWWREAHRLDPGNWTYKRQAWTFATTPEGAPPDLIQGPTDLYEGNWLDDVVEQGGGGHYYPPSELAGTDRTA from the coding sequence GTGCTCCTCACCGCGCCTCGGGTCGACCCGGCTGCGCTGGAGGCCCGCACCGGCTGGGCCGTCCGGCCCGAGGGCCTGTGCCGGGGCGACGTGTGCGTGCCCCTGCCGGCCGGGGCGCTGGCCGGCGGGCTCGTCGACGTGCGGGTGCTGAGCGAGCGGGCCGGCATGCCGCTGGTCCACGACGACGCCCACGGCCTGTGGGCGCTGGGCCCGGCCACGGCCACTGGCCGGGCGCTGGCCACGGCCGAGGCCCCCGACCTCGAGCTCCCCGGCTTCGACGGCAACCCGTTCCGCCTGTCGTCGCTCCACGGCCGCAAGGTGCTGCTCGTGGCCTGGGCCTCGTGGTGAGGGTGCCGCCACGACCTGCCCGGGTGGCAGGCCCTGCACGTCGAGCTCGAGCCCCGGGGGCTCACCGTGGTCACCGTCGCCCTCGACGTCGACCCGGCGCGAGCCCGGCCCTTCGTCGACGCCGCCGCGCCCACCCACCCGTCGCTCGTCGACCAGGCGCACGTCACCGACGAGCTGCTGGGGATCGTCAACGTGCCGATGGCGGTGTGGATCGACGAGTCGGGCACCCTCGTGCGGCCGGCCGAGCTGGCCGCCGTCACGGAGAGCCCCCTGAAGGGCCAGCCGGTGCCCGAGGGTCTCCCCGACCGGATGCGCCGGATGCTCGAAGAGGTGCAGCGCATCCCGGGTGACCCCCGGCGCTACCACGCCGCGGTGGTCGACTGGGTGGAGCGGGGCCCGGCCAGCCCCTGGGCGCTGACGCCCGACGAGGTCGTGGCCCGCTCGGTCCCGCGCCGGCGCGACCAGGCCGAGGCCGCGGCCTGCTTCGAGCTGGGCCAGCACCTGTGGCGGGCCGGCGAGCCCGACGCCGCCACCGGGTGGTGGCGCGAGGCCCACCGCCTCGATCCGGGCAACTGGACCTACAAACGCCAGGCCTGGACGTTCGCCACCACGCCGGAGGGTGCTCCCCCCGACCTGATCCAGGGACCCACCGACCTCTACGAGGGCAACTGGCTCGACGACGTCGTCGAGCAGGGGGGCGGCGGGCACTACTACCCGCCGTCGGAGCTGGCCGGCACCGACCGCACCGCTTGA
- a CDS encoding diacylglycerol kinase: MPHAPDDRPPLLHRAAAVLALGLAVVAVLIVLIGLWTEPLRLLGGVVGLLVAVSGAWTAVSRRGLLRVVGVLVGASGVILAVAILALAGEGGRGELLLALAALAGSTAAGRYALGVDRTSLKRLPTPGEPVPPARRPVLLVNPRSGGGKAERTGLAAAARRLGVEVITLGPGDDLEALARDAVARGADCLGMAGGDGSQALVSSVAAEHDLAFVCIPSGTRNHFALDLGLDRDDVVGALDAFGSGVERRIDLARVNGRVFVNNVSLGLYATVVQSDEYRDDKLGTTVRLLPDLAGSAEPPFDLRFVGPDGVEGGPVHVIQVSNGPYLLTGGGGFGSRPRLDTGQLGVVTLRIARGADVAAIAALGALRRPTAAPGVEQWATPTFEVRSGGPVAAGVDGEALELDPPVRFESVPGALRVRLPANAPGYSPGAVAAMVATAPVRALLTTVAGHSWLATVAAR, encoded by the coding sequence ATGCCGCATGCACCCGACGACCGACCGCCGCTGCTGCACCGGGCCGCGGCCGTGCTGGCACTGGGGCTCGCGGTCGTCGCCGTTCTGATCGTCCTGATCGGGCTGTGGACCGAGCCGCTGCGGCTCCTCGGCGGCGTCGTCGGCCTGCTCGTCGCCGTCAGCGGGGCCTGGACCGCGGTGTCGCGACGGGGCCTCCTGCGGGTGGTCGGGGTGCTGGTGGGGGCGAGCGGGGTGATCCTCGCGGTCGCGATCCTGGCCCTCGCCGGTGAGGGAGGCAGGGGCGAGCTGCTGCTCGCCCTGGCCGCCCTGGCCGGCTCGACGGCAGCCGGGCGGTACGCCCTCGGCGTGGACCGCACGTCGCTGAAGCGGCTGCCCACCCCCGGCGAGCCGGTGCCGCCGGCCCGCCGGCCCGTGCTGCTCGTGAACCCCCGGTCCGGGGGCGGCAAGGCCGAGCGGACGGGGCTCGCCGCAGCCGCCCGCCGCCTGGGCGTCGAGGTGATCACGCTGGGCCCGGGGGACGACCTCGAGGCGCTGGCGCGCGACGCCGTGGCCCGAGGCGCCGACTGCCTGGGCATGGCCGGGGGCGACGGCTCCCAGGCGCTGGTGTCGTCGGTGGCCGCGGAGCACGACCTGGCCTTCGTGTGCATCCCGTCGGGCACCCGCAACCACTTCGCCCTCGACCTGGGCCTCGACCGCGACGACGTGGTCGGCGCCCTCGACGCCTTCGGGTCCGGCGTGGAGCGCCGGATCGACCTGGCCCGCGTGAACGGCCGGGTGTTCGTGAACAACGTCTCCCTGGGCCTGTACGCCACGGTCGTGCAGTCGGACGAGTACCGCGACGACAAGCTGGGCACCACCGTGCGCCTGCTGCCCGACCTGGCCGGGTCGGCCGAGCCCCCGTTCGACCTCCGCTTCGTGGGCCCCGACGGCGTCGAGGGGGGCCCGGTGCACGTGATCCAAGTGTCGAACGGCCCGTACCTGCTCACCGGCGGCGGCGGGTTCGGCAGCCGGCCGCGCCTCGACACCGGTCAGCTCGGCGTCGTCACGCTGCGGATCGCCCGAGGCGCCGACGTGGCCGCGATCGCCGCCCTGGGGGCGCTGCGGAGGCCGACGGCAGCGCCCGGCGTCGAGCAGTGGGCCACCCCCACCTTCGAGGTGCGCTCCGGCGGCCCGGTCGCCGCCGGCGTCGACGGCGAGGCCCTCGAGCTCGATCCCCCGGTGCGGTTCGAGTCGGTGCCGGGCGCCCTGCGCGTGCGCCTCCCGGCCAACGCCCCCGGGTATTCCCCCGGCGCCGTCGCGGCCATGGTCGCCACCGCGCCCGTGCGAGCCCTCCTCACCACCGTGGCCGGCCACAGCTGGCTGGCGACCGTCGCCGCCCGCTGA
- a CDS encoding PAC2 family protein: protein MDHVQWAGRPRLRRPVLIAAFEGWNDAGDAATTAARWLRDRWDARAFASLDPEEFFDFTSTRPHVRLVDGVTREIVWPAVEAFAGAIPGTDRDAIVLLGTEPQLRWRTFCRQLTALATTMGVELTLTLGALLAEVAHSRPVSVIGTAADPDVVASLGLAHSRYEGPTGIVGVLHDAFRAAGIPSASLWAAVPAYVPGATSPKAALALVERTCHLLDVHVPTTELEIASAAYVRQIDELVETDEDMAAYVHRIEARQDDEDDEDDDDELPGDELVAEVERFLRGQDG from the coding sequence GTGGATCACGTGCAGTGGGCTGGCCGGCCGCGCCTGCGCCGCCCGGTCCTGATCGCGGCGTTCGAGGGGTGGAACGACGCCGGCGACGCCGCGACCACTGCCGCGCGCTGGCTCCGCGATCGGTGGGACGCCAGGGCGTTCGCCTCCCTCGACCCCGAGGAGTTCTTCGACTTCACCTCCACCCGACCCCACGTGCGGCTGGTCGACGGCGTGACGCGCGAGATCGTGTGGCCGGCCGTCGAGGCGTTCGCGGGCGCGATCCCGGGCACCGACCGGGACGCCATCGTGCTGCTCGGGACCGAGCCGCAGCTGCGCTGGCGCACCTTCTGCCGCCAGCTCACCGCCCTGGCCACCACCATGGGGGTGGAGCTCACCCTCACGCTCGGTGCCCTGCTGGCCGAAGTGGCCCACTCCCGGCCCGTGTCGGTCATCGGCACGGCCGCCGACCCCGACGTGGTCGCCTCGCTGGGGCTCGCCCACTCCCGGTACGAGGGGCCGACCGGCATCGTGGGCGTCCTGCACGACGCCTTCCGCGCCGCCGGCATCCCCTCGGCCTCGCTGTGGGCGGCCGTGCCGGCCTACGTGCCCGGGGCCACCTCGCCCAAGGCGGCGCTGGCCCTGGTGGAGCGCACGTGCCACCTGCTCGACGTCCACGTGCCCACCACCGAGCTCGAGATCGCGTCGGCGGCCTACGTGCGCCAGATCGACGAGCTGGTCGAGACCGACGAGGACATGGCCGCCTACGTGCACCGCATCGAGGCACGCCAGGACGACGAGGACGACGAGGACGACGACGACGAGCTGCCCGGCGACGAGCTGGTGGCCGAGGTGGAGCGCTTCCTCCGCGGCCAGGACGGCTGA
- a CDS encoding GNAT family N-acetyltransferase, protein MAEVASVQVEVVDEITDEVVEAFARLVPQLSSSAPAPTAEVLGEIAASPATVLFVARDPEAGGRIVGSLTLVVFPIPTGRRAWIEDVVVDAAARGRGVGAALNRAAIDWAAGWGARTVDLTSRPSRAAANRLYQKLGFVARESTVYRFDPGAG, encoded by the coding sequence ATGGCCGAGGTCGCGTCCGTGCAGGTGGAAGTGGTCGACGAGATCACCGACGAGGTGGTCGAGGCGTTCGCCCGTCTGGTGCCCCAGCTGTCGTCGTCGGCGCCGGCACCCACCGCCGAGGTGCTGGGGGAGATCGCGGCCTCGCCGGCCACCGTGCTCTTCGTGGCCCGCGACCCCGAGGCCGGCGGTCGGATCGTCGGTTCCCTCACCCTCGTGGTGTTCCCCATCCCCACGGGGCGCCGGGCGTGGATCGAGGACGTGGTGGTCGACGCCGCGGCCCGGGGTCGGGGCGTGGGCGCGGCCCTCAACCGGGCCGCCATCGACTGGGCCGCGGGCTGGGGTGCCCGCACCGTCGACCTCACCTCGCGCCCGTCGCGCGCCGCCGCCAACCGGCTCTACCAGAAGCTCGGGTTCGTGGCCCGCGAGAGCACCGTCTACCGCTTCGATCCCGGGGCCGGCTGA
- a CDS encoding cell wall-binding repeat-containing protein has translation MTIPLDRYATAAELALLLFQAESPGGAPGGLPDIDVYDATVNDNGTWALEGDDTPDDTFADAVFLAEGTKGADALAIGPVAAAYSSPVLLTRSAELPVATLAALTVMNPRSIITVGGEAAVSQDVLDAAVSAAGETGDFTPDVLRVAGPDRYSTSVGVAAVLAGVQFGDTGTLFGFARSDRNDGTDAVDALAGAAFVDNVGLAGVSAPTRQAPPIERNGALGGDLRGPNTIIGGSTFQPGGIVPILLVKPGTATASGLSNAVATYLADLYPDPTSTSENPTGNQGGFGYVFGGTAAISAGTEQAIGTLLSGGTYAPAQIDSDLVRYNGATDINPSATVNDIFFTDLGFGLIALTGGASNDGGGVDLNQSTPAGLPIGPKICVYRDGLLGVARIAAYTPAGGFIRSVPVDYQNKAASPVANNPNSVWTPFQSRFMCVDASGAFTQPGGPGTPWFGGMVVRFQSLSGNEAQSNGKAVTNVQQQLALGTAAIPPPPGPLTWCYAPLGPGEVCSQTVSYPLPPGSLTAGPVAGSAVLANFRGIPLTGLERGRLDLTVTRRGIPGAPSANQNAATLTGRLVIDPVAGSAFPGGLTINIKAETDLPNDPGLVPFQDFSGMYSVGPAGSGPTGGLIILLNWPPIVPGVTPPPPVIFLMSMTGNA, from the coding sequence GTGACCATCCCTCTGGATCGGTATGCGACGGCGGCGGAGCTTGCTCTGTTGTTGTTCCAGGCCGAGTCGCCGGGTGGCGCTCCTGGTGGGTTGCCCGACATCGACGTGTACGACGCGACGGTGAACGACAACGGGACGTGGGCTCTGGAGGGTGATGACACTCCGGACGACACGTTCGCGGATGCGGTGTTCCTGGCTGAGGGCACCAAGGGTGCGGATGCGTTGGCGATCGGGCCGGTGGCGGCGGCGTACAGCTCGCCGGTGCTGTTGACCCGTTCCGCTGAGCTGCCGGTGGCGACGCTGGCGGCGTTGACGGTGATGAACCCGCGTTCGATCATCACCGTGGGTGGTGAGGCTGCGGTGTCCCAGGATGTCTTGGATGCGGCCGTGTCGGCTGCGGGTGAGACGGGGGACTTCACGCCTGACGTGTTGCGGGTGGCGGGCCCTGACCGCTACTCGACCTCGGTGGGTGTGGCCGCGGTGTTGGCCGGCGTCCAGTTCGGTGACACGGGCACGCTGTTCGGGTTCGCTCGTTCGGACCGCAACGACGGTACGGACGCGGTGGACGCGCTGGCTGGTGCGGCGTTCGTGGACAACGTGGGGCTGGCCGGTGTGAGTGCGCCGACCCGTCAGGCTCCCCCGATCGAGCGCAATGGTGCTCTGGGTGGGGATCTTCGGGGTCCGAACACGATCATCGGTGGGTCGACGTTCCAGCCGGGTGGGATCGTGCCGATCCTGTTGGTGAAGCCGGGTACGGCGACGGCGTCGGGTCTGTCCAACGCGGTGGCCACGTATCTGGCTGATCTGTATCCGGATCCGACGTCGACGTCGGAGAACCCGACGGGCAACCAGGGTGGCTTCGGCTATGTGTTCGGTGGGACGGCTGCGATCTCGGCCGGGACCGAGCAGGCCATCGGCACGCTGTTGTCGGGTGGGACGTATGCGCCGGCTCAGATCGATTCGGATCTGGTCCGCTACAACGGTGCGACCGACATCAACCCGTCGGCCACGGTCAACGACATCTTCTTCACCGACCTCGGCTTCGGGCTCATCGCCCTGACGGGCGGCGCCTCGAACGATGGCGGTGGTGTCGACCTGAACCAGTCGACCCCGGCTGGCCTGCCGATCGGTCCGAAGATCTGCGTGTACCGCGACGGTCTGCTGGGTGTGGCCCGCATCGCGGCCTACACGCCGGCGGGTGGGTTCATCCGGTCGGTGCCGGTGGACTACCAGAACAAGGCGGCCTCCCCGGTGGCCAACAACCCCAACAGCGTGTGGACGCCGTTCCAGAGCCGGTTCATGTGCGTCGACGCCTCCGGGGCGTTCACCCAGCCCGGCGGGCCGGGCACACCCTGGTTCGGCGGCATGGTCGTGCGCTTCCAGTCGCTATCGGGCAACGAGGCCCAGTCCAACGGCAAGGCGGTCACCAACGTCCAGCAGCAGCTGGCCCTCGGCACGGCAGCCATCCCCCCGCCCCCCGGCCCGCTCACCTGGTGCTACGCGCCGCTGGGGCCGGGCGAGGTGTGCAGCCAGACCGTGAGCTACCCGCTGCCGCCCGGGTCGCTGACCGCTGGTCCTGTCGCGGGGTCGGCCGTCCTCGCGAACTTCCGGGGCATCCCGCTGACCGGGTTGGAGCGGGGCCGTCTCGACCTCACCGTGACCCGGCGCGGCATCCCGGGGGCGCCGTCGGCGAACCAGAACGCCGCCACCCTCACCGGCCGGCTGGTGATCGACCCGGTCGCCGGCTCGGCCTTCCCGGGCGGGCTCACCATCAACATCAAGGCCGAGACCGACCTACCCAACGACCCGGGGCTGGTCCCCTTCCAGGACTTCTCGGGGATGTACTCGGTGGGCCCGGCCGGCAGCGGCCCCACGGGCGGCTTGATCATCCTCCTCAACTGGCCGCCGATCGTGCCGGGCGTCACGCCGCCGCCGCCCGTCATCTTCCTGATGTCGATGACCGGCAACGCCTGA